CCCTCGCGCACGAGCTTGCGGATGTCGCCGTTGCGGTCGCCCTGGCCCACGGCCGAGGGGAGGATGTCCGAGACGTGCAGGAAGCCGTGCTTCTTGTAGCCGAACTCGACGAACGCGGCTTCTATGTTCGGCACGATGTGGACGACGACGCCCTTGTGGATGTTGCCGACGATGTGCTCGCGCCCGGTGCGTTCCAGGTAGAGTTCCTGGAGCTTGCCGTCCATGAGGACGGCGATGCGCACCTCTTCCTCCTCCACGACGTTGACCAGCATGACATTTTCCATCGGTGCGGTCTCCGCAGTTCGTTCAGCGCAGGGGAGGCAGGCTCACGTTCGTGCGTTCGATGGCGCTCTTCCTGTAGTCGACGTCGGGCCGGCATCCGAGCAGCTCGAGGACTTCCTCCGGCCTGGCGGTGCCTTCCGGCGTGTAGCGGATGAGCATCTCCAGCGAGTCGCCGCCGAGCCGGAGGGCCTTGATGAACTGCCGGACTTCCACCTCGCGCACGCTCCGCTCGCGCACCCGGCGGACCACCGCCCGGTCGCTGTCCAGAAGGGCCTGCACCCCCGCCTCGGTCACGGTGTGCGTGGGAAGGAGCGGCACGCGATAGGCCAGCTCCCTCGGTTCGCGGTTCGCATTGACCGGCGCGGCCTGGGCCGAGAGGATCCCGATCCCCTCCGGCAGCTCCGCCTGGAGCCGTTCCTTCACCTCGTCCGGCCGCGTCCATTCCCGCAGGCCGACGTCGAGCACCTCGTTGCGGCCCGTGTGGCCCACGCTCAGAGCCATGGGGAAGCTGAGGCGGGGGCGAGGGTTGTGCCCCTCGCTGGTCGCAAAGGGAAGCCGGGTGCGTCTGAGCGCCCGTTCGAACACCCGCATCAGGTCATGATGCGAGATGAACCTGACCTCGCCCTGCTTGCAGAACCTGATCCTGACATTCTGCCTGACCTGTGACAACCATCGACTCCGTTGTGCCCACTGCAAGGCGTTGCGCGGGGCCGCGCGGTCAGGCTCGGGTCCGTCGCACGCTCGGCCTGCAGGGCAGCAGCCAATATCTATACGGATCAACACGGGGGCCCGGAGAGCGGCGGCGGGAACGGACCATCGGGAGCGGGTCGACACCGGGCGCTCGGTTCAGTCCCCCGAGGATATCTTGCACTCCTCGTATATTTTATCGCGTCTCCAGCGCCGAATCAAGCGATTCGCCGTCCGGCGGGAGCGTGCCCACGCCCCAGAACCGCAGGCGGCCGTCGTTCGCGCCGGAGACCAGCGCCCGGCTGTCGGGGCTGAAGGCCATGCAGGTGATCGCCTGCCCGTGCGCGGTGAATGCCTTTCGCAGGGAGCCGTCGTCCACGTCCCATATCCGGATCGTTCCCCCGGCGTCGCCGGTGGCCAGCAGCCGGCCGTCGGGCGAGAAGGCCAGCCCCCAGGCCAGCCGCGTCAGGCGCGGCCCGGGCTCCGCGCTGACCATCAGGTCCAGCACCGGCTCGCCCCACGTCATGTCCCAGAGGCGCACGCGCCGCTGCGTCCGCCCCGTGTGCGCAGTGGCCAGGCGGCGACCGTCCGGCGAGAAGCAGAGCGCCGCCGGCGCCGTCCCCGTCAGGCCGATCGTGAACAGGGGGTAGGTCTCGGTCAGGAGCCAGACGCCGACGGCCGACTCCGGCAGGGCGGCCGCCAGGTGCTCGGCGTCGGGCGCCAGGGCGGCCGGGCGGATCGCCGATGCCACCGGGGACTCCAGACGCCGGCCGGA
This is a stretch of genomic DNA from Candidatus Brocadiaceae bacterium. It encodes these proteins:
- a CDS encoding DUF2344 domain-containing protein, with product MSQVRQNVRIRFCKQGEVRFISHHDLMRVFERALRRTRLPFATSEGHNPRPRLSFPMALSVGHTGRNEVLDVGLREWTRPDEVKERLQAELPEGIGILSAQAAPVNANREPRELAYRVPLLPTHTVTEAGVQALLDSDRAVVRRVRERSVREVEVRQFIKALRLGGDSLEMLIRYTPEGTARPEEVLELLGCRPDVDYRKSAIERTNVSLPPLR